In a genomic window of Candidatus Competibacteraceae bacterium:
- a CDS encoding fused MFS/spermidine synthase gives MAIELLSGRILAPNFGNSIYVWGGVITVFMLALSVGYLLGGRLSLYQPSLRRLALLLLLASLTTSPVILFGNAVLDAVFDRVSDPRYGSLLAATLFFFIPTAIAGMVSPYAVRLLVRDPRSSGQFAGLLYFFSTFGSAAGTILTSFYLVLYFEIHQILAGLIGVSLILGSLATVLGNRENASGP, from the coding sequence ATGGCGATCGAGCTGCTAAGCGGGCGGATTCTCGCCCCTAATTTTGGTAACAGCATCTATGTCTGGGGCGGGGTGATTACCGTGTTCATGCTCGCCTTGTCGGTTGGTTACCTGCTGGGCGGTCGGCTGTCGCTGTACCAGCCGAGCTTGCGGCGGCTGGCCTTGCTGTTACTGTTGGCGTCCTTGACGACCAGCCCGGTGATTCTATTCGGCAATGCCGTGCTCGATGCGGTATTCGACCGGGTTAGCGATCCCCGGTACGGTTCGCTGTTGGCGGCGACTCTGTTCTTCTTCATTCCGACCGCCATCGCCGGCATGGTGTCGCCTTACGCGGTGCGCTTGCTGGTGCGCGATCCGCGCTCAAGCGGGCAGTTTGCCGGATTGCTGTATTTTTTTTCGACCTTCGGCAGCGCGGCGGGAACTATCCTGACCTCGTTCTATCTGGTGCTTTACTTTGAAATCCATCAAATTCTGGCCGGCCTCATCGGCGTTTCGCTGATTCTGGGCTCGCTCGCCACCGTCCTCGGAAACCGTGAAAATGCGTCCGGTCCCTAG
- the trxC gene encoding thioredoxin TrxC, which yields MPESLHLVCPHCQAINRLPARRLGEQPSCGQCHQPLFTGHPVELTTVTFSQQLARNDIPLLVDFWAPWCGPCKMMAPAFVQAAAQLEPQIRLAKVDTEAEPGLGAQYNIRSIPTLALFQGGREVARQAGAMGVADIVRWTRASLV from the coding sequence ATGCCTGAATCCCTGCATCTGGTTTGCCCGCATTGCCAGGCGATCAATCGCTTGCCTGCCCGGCGGCTCGGCGAGCAACCGAGCTGCGGCCAATGCCATCAACCGCTGTTCACCGGCCACCCGGTCGAGCTTACCACCGTCACCTTCTCCCAGCAGCTCGCCCGCAACGACATCCCCTTACTGGTGGATTTCTGGGCGCCCTGGTGCGGCCCCTGCAAGATGATGGCGCCGGCTTTCGTCCAGGCGGCGGCGCAACTGGAGCCGCAAATTCGCTTGGCCAAGGTCGATACTGAAGCCGAGCCGGGCTTGGGCGCGCAATACAACATCCGCAGCATCCCGACGCTGGCTTTATTCCAAGGGGGCCGGGAAGTGGCCCGGCAGGCGGGCGCGATGGGGGTGGCGGACATCGTGCGCTGGACCCGCGCGAGCTTGGTTTGA
- a CDS encoding HAD family hydrolase — protein sequence MSLAIFDLDNTLLGDDSDYLWGRFLIEQGLVDGDGYERENQRFYDAYRAGTLDIQAFLRFMLRPLSEHPAAQLWEWRARFMKDKIEPILLPKALALLERHRAAGDTPLIITATNRFITEPIAERLGVPNLLATEIEFSDGRYTGRPLGIPCFQHGKVERLRAWLAETGHDLTESWFYSDSHNDLPLLGAVTHPVAVDPDEALARHATEHGWPIISLRDNAP from the coding sequence ATGAGTCTGGCGATTTTCGATCTCGACAACACCCTGTTGGGCGACGACAGCGATTACCTGTGGGGCCGGTTTCTGATCGAACAGGGCTTGGTGGACGGGGATGGCTACGAGCGTGAAAACCAGCGTTTTTACGACGCTTACCGGGCCGGCACGCTCGACATACAGGCGTTTCTGCGCTTCATGCTGCGGCCGCTGAGCGAACATCCAGCCGCGCAATTGTGGGAGTGGCGGGCGCGGTTTATGAAAGACAAAATCGAGCCGATCCTCCTGCCCAAAGCGCTCGCTCTACTGGAGCGGCATCGCGCGGCCGGCGACACGCCGCTCATCATCACCGCCACCAACCGCTTCATCACCGAACCCATCGCCGAACGGCTGGGCGTGCCTAACCTGCTGGCGACCGAGATCGAGTTCAGCGATGGGCGCTACACGGGGCGGCCACTCGGCATCCCCTGCTTCCAGCACGGCAAGGTCGAACGGTTGCGGGCGTGGCTGGCTGAAACCGGTCACGATCTGACCGAAAGCTGGTTTTACAGCGATTCCCACAACGATCTGCCGTTGCTAGGCGCGGTGACGCATCCGGTGGCGGTGGACCCCGACGAAGCGCTGGCCCGGCACGCGACGGAACACGGCTGGCCGATCATCAGCCTGCGGGACAACGCCCCCTAA
- a CDS encoding arsenate reductase ArsC produces the protein MNVLFLCTGNSCRSILGEATFNHLAPPGWKALSAGSHPAGKVHPRSLALLERESIPTEGYRSKSWDSLSVTPDIVITVCASAAGETCPTYLGSVLRTHWGVDDPAHATGTAAEIDAAFMQAYRILRARIEAFFALPLNELKNDRNRLKVELDRIGTLLPARR, from the coding sequence ATGAACGTTTTGTTTCTCTGCACCGGCAATTCATGCCGCTCGATCCTGGGAGAGGCCACCTTCAATCACCTGGCCCCACCGGGTTGGAAAGCGTTGAGCGCCGGCAGTCATCCCGCCGGAAAAGTTCACCCGCGCTCGCTGGCTCTGCTGGAACGCGAGAGCATCCCGACCGAGGGCTATCGCAGCAAATCCTGGGACTCTTTGTCGGTGACGCCGGATATCGTGATCACGGTCTGCGCCAGCGCGGCGGGCGAAACCTGTCCGACCTATCTGGGCTCGGTGCTGCGAACGCATTGGGGGGTAGACGATCCAGCTCACGCCACCGGCACCGCTGCCGAGATCGACGCCGCCTTCATGCAAGCTTATCGGATACTGCGCGCCCGCATCGAAGCGTTCTTCGCGCTACCGCTGAACGAATTGAAAAATGATCGGAATCGCCTGAAAGTTGAACTGGACCGCATCGGCACTTTGCTGCCGGCACGGCGATAG
- a CDS encoding 3-deoxy-7-phosphoheptulonate synthase: MDPNLIHNVNIAAQDLLLTPDEIKQRLPMTDTAETTVLQGRQTVQRILDRHDHRVFAVVGPCSIHDVKAASDYAQRLKTLADEVSDTLVVIMRVYFEKPRTTVGWKGLINDPRMDDSFHIEEGLQVARGLLLKLAEMGLPAGTEALDPISPQYVADLIAWTAIGARTTESQTHREIASGLSTPVGFKNGTNGSLEVAINALQSAARPHSFLGIDQFGRSAVTHTRGNRYGHMVLRGGDRPNYDSVSVALCEKALREKKLPVNIVVDCSHANSFKDPAMQPLVMRDCVHQILEGNQSIIGFMIESNLDWGSQSIPADRSQLKYGVSVTDACVDWPTTEKMLREAHAKLKAVLPGRMTA, encoded by the coding sequence ATGGATCCGAATTTAATCCACAACGTCAACATCGCCGCTCAAGACCTACTGCTGACGCCCGATGAAATCAAACAGCGGTTGCCGATGACCGACACCGCCGAAACCACGGTGCTCCAAGGCCGCCAGACCGTACAGCGCATTCTCGACCGGCACGATCATCGGGTCTTCGCGGTGGTCGGTCCTTGTTCCATCCACGATGTCAAAGCGGCGAGCGACTACGCCCAGCGCCTGAAGACGCTGGCCGATGAAGTCAGCGATACGCTGGTCGTCATCATGCGGGTGTATTTCGAGAAGCCGCGCACCACGGTCGGCTGGAAGGGCTTGATCAACGACCCGCGCATGGACGATTCGTTCCACATCGAGGAAGGCTTGCAGGTGGCGCGCGGCCTGCTGCTGAAACTGGCGGAAATGGGCCTACCCGCCGGCACCGAGGCGCTCGATCCGATCAGCCCGCAATACGTCGCCGATCTGATCGCCTGGACCGCCATCGGCGCTCGCACCACCGAATCCCAGACCCATCGTGAAATCGCCAGCGGGCTATCAACCCCGGTCGGTTTCAAGAACGGCACCAACGGCAGCCTGGAGGTGGCGATCAACGCCCTGCAATCGGCCGCCCGCCCCCATAGCTTCCTGGGGATCGACCAATTCGGCCGTTCGGCGGTGACCCACACGCGCGGCAACCGCTACGGACACATGGTGCTGCGCGGCGGCGACCGGCCGAACTATGATTCGGTATCCGTCGCCTTGTGTGAAAAAGCGTTGCGCGAAAAGAAGTTGCCGGTGAATATCGTGGTGGATTGCAGTCACGCCAACTCCTTCAAGGACCCCGCCATGCAACCGCTGGTGATGCGTGATTGCGTCCATCAGATTTTGGAAGGCAATCAGTCCATCATCGGTTTCATGATCGAGAGCAATCTCGACTGGGGCAGCCAGTCGATTCCGGCCGACCGCAGCCAGCTTAAGTACGGCGTGTCGGTCACCGACGCTTGCGTGGACTGGCCGACCACCGAAAAGATGCTGCGCGAAGCCCACGCCAAATTGAAAGCGGTATTGCCGGGGCGGATGACGGCCTGA
- the dusB gene encoding tRNA dihydrouridine synthase DusB, translating into MQIDPYLLNPPVLLAPMAGVSDRPFRLLCRQLGAGLAVSEMVSADLRLKDSRKTRLRRDHGGEPAPRSVQIFGTDPRAMAEAARLNVEHGAQIIDINMGCPAKKVCGTLAGAALLRDEARVGRILDAVVGAVAVPVTLKIRTGWDLEHRNGVAIARIAERAGVKALAVHGRTRACGYSGPVDYATIRAIKQAVTIPIIANGDIDGPEKARQVLEDTGADALMIGRAAQGRPWIFREIAHYLTTGQRLPPPTVEDIGRWVLSHLERLHAFYGETAGVRIARKHLAWYSRHWLDSPAFRARINSVELPREQLELTRDFFQRLADKMNKERLAA; encoded by the coding sequence ATGCAGATCGATCCATACCTTCTCAACCCGCCCGTGCTGCTAGCGCCGATGGCCGGTGTCAGCGACCGGCCGTTCCGGCTGCTATGCCGGCAATTGGGCGCGGGGTTGGCCGTTTCGGAAATGGTCAGCGCCGATCTCCGGCTCAAGGATAGCCGCAAAACCCGGCTACGGCGGGATCACGGCGGCGAACCCGCCCCGCGCAGCGTGCAAATTTTCGGCACCGACCCGCGCGCCATGGCCGAAGCCGCCCGACTCAATGTCGAACATGGCGCTCAGATCATCGATATCAACATGGGCTGTCCGGCTAAAAAAGTGTGCGGAACCCTGGCCGGCGCGGCATTGCTGCGCGACGAAGCGCGAGTCGGCCGCATCTTGGACGCCGTGGTCGGCGCGGTAGCGGTACCGGTTACCTTGAAGATTCGCACCGGCTGGGATCTTGAGCATCGCAACGGCGTTGCCATCGCGCGCATCGCCGAGCGAGCCGGCGTCAAAGCGCTGGCCGTTCACGGCCGCACCCGCGCCTGCGGCTACAGCGGACCGGTCGATTATGCGACCATCCGCGCCATCAAGCAGGCGGTGACGATCCCAATCATCGCCAACGGCGATATCGACGGTCCTGAGAAAGCGCGTCAAGTGCTCGAGGACACGGGCGCGGACGCTCTCATGATCGGTCGGGCCGCCCAAGGCCGCCCTTGGATTTTCCGCGAAATCGCTCATTATCTGACGACGGGCCAGCGCTTGCCTCCGCCGACCGTGGAGGACATCGGCCGTTGGGTTTTAAGTCATCTGGAACGCTTGCACGCCTTTTACGGCGAAACGGCCGGCGTGCGCATCGCCCGCAAGCATTTGGCCTGGTACAGCCGCCATTGGCTGGACAGCCCGGCGTTTCGCGCCCGTATCAATTCTGTCGAACTACCCCGCGAGCAGCTCGAACTGACCCGCGATTTCTTCCAGCGTCTGGCGGATAAAATGAATAAGGAGCGCCTGGCTGCATGA
- the arsB gene encoding ACR3 family arsenite efflux transporter, whose amino-acid sequence MSIFERYLTVWVALCIVTGIVLGHFLPGLFQTIGKLEIARVNLSVAILIWLMIIPMLVKIDFTALREVGQYWRGIGVTLLINWGIKPFSMALLGWLFIGGLFAPLLPAEQIESYIAGLILLAAAPCTAMVFVWSHLTKGEPHFTLTQVALNDIIMVFAFGPIVALLLGMTSIVVPWETLLLSVVLYIVIPLIIAQVVRGMVLNARGPTGLARLLEVFDPASLVALLMTLVLLFGFQGEQIIRQPLVILLLAVPILFQVLVNAGLAYWLNRTVGSPHCVAGPSALIGASNFFELAVAAAIALFGFNSGAALATVVGVLIEVPVMLLVASIVNRSRAWYEQGLSSAAGEPRPNPIHSNQSTES is encoded by the coding sequence CTGAGCATCTTCGAACGCTACCTGACCGTATGGGTGGCGCTATGCATCGTGACCGGCATCGTGCTGGGCCACTTTTTGCCGGGACTGTTCCAAACCATCGGCAAACTGGAAATCGCGCGGGTCAACCTGTCGGTCGCGATACTGATCTGGTTGATGATTATTCCGATGCTGGTCAAGATCGATTTTACCGCGCTGCGCGAGGTCGGCCAGTACTGGCGCGGAATCGGCGTCACTCTGTTGATCAATTGGGGCATCAAACCTTTTTCGATGGCGCTGCTGGGCTGGCTGTTCATCGGTGGTCTGTTCGCGCCGCTGCTGCCCGCCGAGCAGATCGAATCCTATATCGCCGGGCTGATCCTGCTGGCCGCCGCGCCTTGCACCGCGATGGTGTTCGTGTGGAGCCATCTGACCAAGGGCGAACCGCATTTTACCCTGACCCAGGTTGCCCTGAACGACATCATCATGGTGTTCGCCTTCGGCCCCATCGTCGCACTGCTGCTGGGCATGACCTCGATTGTGGTGCCGTGGGAAACGCTATTGTTATCGGTGGTGCTGTATATCGTCATTCCCTTGATCATCGCCCAGGTGGTGCGCGGCATGGTGCTGAACGCGCGAGGACCAACGGGGTTGGCGCGTCTGCTGGAGGTGTTTGATCCGGCTTCGCTGGTGGCGCTGCTGATGACGTTGGTGCTGCTGTTCGGCTTCCAGGGCGAGCAAATCATCCGCCAGCCGCTGGTGATTTTGCTGCTGGCGGTCCCGATTCTGTTTCAGGTGCTCGTCAACGCCGGGCTGGCGTACTGGCTGAATCGAACGGTCGGCTCGCCGCATTGCGTGGCCGGCCCCTCCGCTTTGATCGGGGCCAGCAATTTCTTCGAGCTGGCGGTGGCGGCGGCCATAGCCTTGTTTGGCTTCAATTCGGGCGCGGCGCTGGCGACCGTGGTCGGCGTGTTGATCGAGGTGCCCGTCATGTTGCTGGTCGCCAGCATCGTCAACCGCAGTCGCGCATGGTACGAGCAGGGCCTCAGCAGCGCGGCCGGCGAACCGCGGCCAAACCCGATCCACTCCAATCAGAGCACGGAATCATGA
- a CDS encoding helix-turn-helix transcriptional regulator, which produces METSAAITILSALAQETRLGIFRHLAQSGPQPAGQIGESFSLPLATLSFHLKTLQQAGLLACRRDGRQLIYQARCDAIAELMTYLTEHCCTLPVLLLDKRGQPTLETKE; this is translated from the coding sequence ATGGAAACATCGGCCGCGATCACCATTCTCAGCGCGCTGGCCCAAGAGACCCGCCTAGGAATTTTTCGTCATTTGGCTCAATCTGGCCCGCAGCCCGCCGGGCAGATAGGCGAAAGTTTCAGCCTGCCGCTGGCGACGCTGTCCTTTCACTTGAAAACCTTGCAGCAGGCTGGGCTGCTCGCTTGTCGTCGCGACGGCCGGCAGTTGATCTATCAAGCGCGCTGTGACGCCATCGCCGAATTGATGACCTATCTGACCGAGCACTGCTGCACTCTACCCGTTCTGCTGCTGGACAAGCGCGGTCAACCCACTTTGGAGACCAAGGAATGA
- a CDS encoding cation transporter — MSHGHERSHPHPHGEAADHTLWLATALTLIYAGVEVAVGRWAGSLALVADAGHMVNDAAALGLAAVAAWLARRPASARHSYGFGRAEFLAALINSLALLVLVLWLSVSAIQRLHDPRPVSGEAVSLVAAIGLGLNILVAWLLGRGERNLNTRAALLHVLGDLLGSVAALLSGVVIAVTGWTPVDPLLSLGIGALIVVSSLRLLREALRGLMEGVPPTLAPETVGKALATVPGVASVHDLHIWSVGPERIMLTAHLVVRDLRQWETVLDACHALLIAQFAIRHTTLQPEPMTRTVRWLGGSHHSHHHENSR, encoded by the coding sequence GTGAGCCACGGTCACGAGCGTTCCCATCCTCATCCTCACGGTGAAGCCGCCGATCATACGTTGTGGCTTGCCACTGCTCTGACCCTGATATATGCCGGCGTGGAGGTGGCCGTCGGCAGGTGGGCGGGATCGCTGGCGCTGGTCGCCGACGCCGGCCACATGGTCAACGATGCCGCCGCGCTGGGCTTGGCGGCGGTCGCGGCGTGGCTGGCGCGGCGGCCCGCGTCGGCCCGGCACAGCTACGGTTTCGGGCGGGCCGAATTTTTGGCGGCGCTAATCAACAGTCTCGCCTTACTGGTGCTGGTGCTGTGGCTGAGCGTTTCCGCCATCCAACGCCTGCACGACCCGCGGCCGGTCAGCGGCGAGGCGGTCTCGCTGGTCGCCGCCATCGGGCTGGGACTCAACATTCTGGTGGCCTGGCTGCTCGGTCGCGGCGAGCGTAATCTCAACACTCGCGCCGCGCTGCTGCATGTGCTCGGCGATCTGCTGGGATCGGTCGCCGCGCTACTGTCTGGCGTCGTAATCGCTGTTACCGGCTGGACGCCGGTCGATCCGCTGTTGTCGCTCGGTATCGGCGCGTTGATCGTGGTTTCCAGCTTGCGCCTGCTGCGCGAGGCGCTGCGCGGCCTGATGGAAGGCGTCCCCCCGACGCTTGCGCCCGAAACCGTCGGGAAGGCGTTGGCGACCGTGCCGGGCGTCGCCTCGGTCCACGACCTGCACATCTGGAGCGTGGGACCGGAACGAATCATGTTGACCGCGCATCTGGTGGTGCGGGATCTGCGGCAATGGGAAACGGTGCTCGACGCCTGCCACGCCCTGCTGATCGCCCAATTTGCGATCCGGCACACCACCTTGCAACCGGAACCCATGACCCGGACCGTGCGCTGGCTAGGTGGCTCGCACCATAGCCACCATCACGAAAACTCGCGCTGA
- a CDS encoding trimeric intracellular cation channel family protein, whose product MTLEPLMTFVEIAATIAFAISGVIEAVRKQMDVVGIFAIAFVTAFGGGTVRDVLLDRRPLFWVQHQEYVWLVLALAVMAPPLLRIGRHRPARWLMEATDAVGLGLFSISGASIAQAAGMPLVVVVLMGVITGVCGGVLRDVVCDQIPAVFHNRHPYALCAVFGCLVYWLLHGVGVESWLKLSVGVATTTGLRLLALAWGWRIPTWPSTFKI is encoded by the coding sequence ATGACCCTCGAACCCTTGATGACCTTCGTCGAAATTGCCGCCACTATCGCCTTCGCCATTTCCGGGGTGATCGAGGCGGTCCGCAAGCAAATGGATGTGGTCGGCATTTTTGCCATCGCTTTTGTGACCGCGTTCGGTGGCGGCACGGTGCGAGATGTGCTGCTGGATCGTCGGCCGCTGTTTTGGGTCCAGCATCAGGAATACGTCTGGCTGGTGTTGGCGCTGGCGGTCATGGCCCCGCCCTTGCTGCGGATAGGCCGCCATCGACCGGCCCGCTGGCTGATGGAAGCGACCGATGCGGTGGGTTTGGGCTTGTTCAGCATTTCCGGGGCCTCGATCGCGCAGGCGGCGGGTATGCCGCTGGTTGTGGTGGTGCTCATGGGCGTGATTACCGGCGTGTGCGGCGGCGTGCTGCGCGATGTAGTGTGCGACCAGATTCCAGCGGTGTTTCACAATCGCCATCCTTATGCCCTATGCGCGGTTTTTGGATGTCTGGTTTATTGGCTGCTGCACGGCGTCGGGGTGGAGTCTTGGCTGAAGTTGAGTGTTGGAGTTGCAACCACAACCGGATTGCGTCTGCTGGCGTTGGCATGGGGGTGGCGGATTCCAACATGGCCGAGCACGTTCAAGATTTGA
- a CDS encoding MerR family transcriptional regulator yields MRDDDILTGVLLEEACLTLEELAGVCSVAPEWVRLHVEEGLLSNQDSGGEWRFSRRELWRARHIHRLERDFDAAPELAALVADLLEELDSLRARLRRASPR; encoded by the coding sequence ATGCGCGATGACGATATTTTGACCGGCGTCCTTCTTGAGGAAGCCTGCCTGACCCTGGAGGAATTGGCGGGCGTCTGCTCGGTCGCACCTGAGTGGGTGCGGCTTCACGTCGAGGAAGGCTTGCTGTCCAATCAAGACAGCGGCGGCGAATGGCGTTTCAGCCGCCGCGAACTCTGGCGCGCCCGCCACATCCATCGGCTAGAGCGCGATTTCGACGCCGCGCCGGAACTGGCCGCGCTGGTCGCCGATCTGTTGGAAGAGTTGGACAGCTTGCGGGCCCGCTTGCGGCGAGCCAGTCCGCGCTAG
- a CDS encoding fused MFS/spermidine synthase, translated as MATHSTASNVIHTEKSLYRNILIYEEGDQRCMSFSQRDQSARQTCKSLDDPNQFVFTYTKMMMGALYLNPNPRNVLIIGLGGGVLPMALAKMYPDAAIDIVEIDPAVVKVAKQFFGFESGQHLHVIEEDGRVFAKRAGKAGQHYDLIMLDAFDHQYIPEHLLTQEFLFEIKNLLTPDGVLAANTFSTSRLYDHESTTYQSVFGEFYNLRVQYKNRIVLAKLDGVLARDAIDRNAAALEEKLKPLGFGRDWLLPLFSTKPDWKADARILTDQYSPSNLLNSVF; from the coding sequence ATGGCCACCCATTCCACCGCAAGCAACGTCATCCATACCGAAAAGTCGCTGTATCGGAATATCCTCATTTATGAAGAAGGCGATCAACGGTGCATGAGTTTCAGCCAGCGGGATCAAAGCGCCCGCCAGACCTGCAAATCCCTGGACGATCCCAATCAGTTCGTCTTCACCTACACCAAGATGATGATGGGCGCGCTGTATCTCAATCCGAATCCCCGAAACGTCTTGATCATCGGGCTGGGCGGCGGCGTGCTGCCGATGGCGCTGGCGAAAATGTACCCTGACGCCGCCATCGACATCGTGGAAATCGATCCGGCGGTGGTCAAGGTCGCCAAGCAGTTCTTCGGTTTCGAGTCCGGCCAGCACCTCCACGTCATCGAGGAAGACGGGCGCGTGTTCGCCAAGCGCGCGGGCAAGGCCGGGCAACATTACGATTTGATCATGTTGGACGCCTTCGATCATCAATACATCCCGGAGCATCTGCTGACTCAAGAATTTCTTTTTGAAATCAAAAATTTGCTGACTCCAGATGGCGTCCTGGCCGCGAACACCTTTTCGACCAGCCGGCTTTACGACCACGAATCGACCACTTATCAGTCGGTGTTCGGCGAGTTTTACAACCTTCGGGTGCAATATAAAAATCGCATCGTTCTCGCCAAGCTGGATGGTGTTCTCGCCCGTGACGCCATCGACCGTAACGCCGCCGCGCTGGAGGAGAAACTCAAACCGCTCGGCTTTGGCCGCGATTGGCTGTTGCCGCTGTTTTCGACCAAGCCCGATTGGAAAGCCGACGCCCGCATCCTGACCGATCAATATTCGCCGTCGAATTTGCTCAATAGTGTTTTTTAG
- the fis gene encoding DNA-binding transcriptional regulator Fis: MSIHTPDSPVDLLPATPLREHVFETLRIYFHNLGGQAPSNLYDLVQREVEPPLLEIVMQFTGGNQTKAADILGINRGTLRKKLRQYSLN, encoded by the coding sequence ATGAGCATTCATACCCCCGATTCCCCGGTCGATCTGTTGCCGGCCACCCCGTTGCGCGAGCATGTTTTTGAAACCTTGCGCATTTATTTTCACAATCTCGGCGGCCAAGCGCCCAGCAACCTGTACGATCTGGTGCAGCGCGAGGTAGAGCCTCCGCTGTTGGAAATCGTGATGCAATTCACCGGCGGCAATCAGACCAAGGCGGCCGATATTCTCGGCATCAATCGCGGCACGCTGCGCAAGAAATTGCGCCAGTACAGCCTCAATTAA
- a CDS encoding J domain-containing protein gives MDFKDYYQTLGVARDATPENIKKAFRKLARQYHPDVSKEADADARMKEVNEAYTVLSDPEKRTAYDQIGQGYQSGQDFRPPPDWQGDFQSASGRGYSQAEAADFSDFFAELFGRRAGAAGTGAAGPGFHARGQDQHAEALLDLEDAFNGTTRQISLRVPKLDDKGRIALDTRTLNVKIPKGVREGQLIRLAGQGSAGYGDGQAGDLLLEIHFKPHARCRVDGRNLYLTLPVAPWEAALGAVVPVDLPDGGQLKVRIPEGAQSGRQLRVRGKGIPSEPPGDLLLDIQVVLPAAATPRARELYETMARELAFDPRAETRA, from the coding sequence TTGGATTTCAAGGACTATTACCAAACGCTAGGCGTGGCCCGCGACGCCACGCCGGAGAACATCAAGAAAGCGTTCCGCAAACTCGCCCGCCAATACCATCCCGACGTTTCCAAGGAAGCAGACGCCGACGCGCGCATGAAAGAAGTCAACGAGGCTTACACCGTACTCTCGGACCCGGAAAAGCGCACCGCCTACGACCAAATCGGCCAAGGCTACCAGTCCGGTCAGGATTTCCGGCCGCCGCCGGATTGGCAGGGTGATTTTCAGTCCGCGTCCGGCCGGGGTTATTCCCAAGCGGAAGCCGCCGATTTCAGCGACTTCTTCGCCGAACTGTTCGGCAGGCGAGCGGGCGCGGCGGGCACTGGCGCGGCGGGGCCGGGTTTCCACGCGCGCGGCCAGGACCAGCACGCCGAGGCGCTGCTCGATTTGGAAGACGCTTTCAATGGAACGACCCGCCAGATCAGCTTGCGCGTGCCGAAACTGGACGACAAAGGCCGGATCGCGCTCGATACCCGCACCCTCAACGTCAAGATCCCGAAGGGTGTCCGCGAAGGCCAACTGATCCGGCTGGCCGGTCAGGGCAGCGCGGGCTACGGCGACGGTCAAGCCGGCGATTTGCTGCTGGAAATCCATTTCAAACCGCACGCCCGTTGTCGGGTGGACGGGCGGAATCTGTACCTGACCTTGCCGGTGGCTCCCTGGGAAGCGGCGCTGGGCGCGGTTGTTCCGGTCGATCTGCCCGACGGCGGCCAGCTCAAGGTACGGATTCCAGAAGGCGCGCAGAGCGGCCGGCAATTGCGGGTGCGCGGCAAGGGCATCCCCAGCGAGCCACCCGGCGATTTGCTGCTCGATATTCAGGTGGTGCTGCCGGCGGCGGCGACCCCGCGAGCGCGGGAACTGTACGAAACCATGGCGCGCGAGCTGGCGTTCGACCCCCGCGCTGAGACGAGGGCTTGA